The following DNA comes from Pseudomonas sp. Tri1.
GACGTTTCGCCCGAGGAACCGATCCTGGCCCTGCGCCTGGACATTGACCCGGCGGAAATCACCGCACTGATCGCCGACGCCGGCCCCCTGGGTGTGCCGACCCGACCCGCCGGGCGTGGGTTGTATGTCGAACGCCTGGACACGCCGACGCTCGACGCCGTGCTGCGCCTGGCCAGGTTGCTGGACAGCCCGAAAGACATCGCCATGCTCGCGCCGCTGGTACGCCGGGAGATTCTGTACCGCCTGCTGCGCAGTCCTCAGGGCTACCGGCTGTACGAAATCGCCATCGCCAACAGTCAGAGCCATCGCATCAGCCAGGCGATCAAATGGCTCAACGGCCATTTCGAACAGCCATTGCGCATCGATGACCTGGCCCGGGAAGTGAACCTCAGCGTCTCGACCCTGCATCACCGCTTCAAGGCCATGACCGCCATGAGCCCGCTGCAATACCAGAAGCAACTGCGCCTGCAGGAAGCCCGGCGACTGATGCTGGCCGAAGGGCTGGAAGCTTCGGCGGCGGGGTATCGGGTGGGTTATGAAAGCCCTTCGCAGTTCAGCCGCGAGTACAGCCGGTTGTTCGGCGCCCCGCCGCTGCGGGATCTGGCGCGGT
Coding sequences within:
- a CDS encoding AraC family transcriptional regulator, whose amino-acid sequence is MSPLDHAHVPLDTHLEQQRAELASIIDRNTSEDGSYATAIGSLNLSRHSKPQKFAPVLAQPALCIMAQGSKQVRLADELFNYDPLHYLVVSVSMPLSGCIADVSPEEPILALRLDIDPAEITALIADAGPLGVPTRPAGRGLYVERLDTPTLDAVLRLARLLDSPKDIAMLAPLVRREILYRLLRSPQGYRLYEIAIANSQSHRISQAIKWLNGHFEQPLRIDDLAREVNLSVSTLHHRFKAMTAMSPLQYQKQLRLQEARRLMLAEGLEASAAGYRVGYESPSQFSREYSRLFGAPPLRDLARLRLSV